Proteins encoded together in one Corallococcus soli window:
- a CDS encoding DUF2378 family protein, whose protein sequence is MTRTPRSVPPEQRQVYVQVVEGLLQHGLRGQVSPRLKERLRQAGVDLDRPLLPLYPVPLWARCLNIIIEETQPGVPREEAFRRLARAHVEGYGATLLGRAVMSVMRLLGPRRVVQRLPEVLRGTDNYTEATVTELGPAHHELRINSVIDAPGYVEALFEAVLQVGGAHAPRVTKLREDADGTVYVLTWTER, encoded by the coding sequence GTGACGCGCACACCCCGGTCGGTGCCGCCCGAGCAGCGGCAGGTCTACGTGCAGGTGGTGGAGGGGCTGCTCCAGCACGGCCTGCGCGGGCAGGTGTCCCCGCGCCTCAAGGAGCGGCTGCGCCAGGCGGGCGTGGACCTGGACCGGCCGCTCCTGCCGCTCTACCCGGTGCCGCTCTGGGCGCGGTGCCTGAACATCATCATCGAGGAGACCCAGCCGGGCGTCCCCCGCGAAGAGGCGTTCCGGCGGCTCGCGCGGGCGCACGTGGAGGGCTACGGCGCCACGCTGCTGGGGCGCGCGGTGATGAGCGTGATGCGCCTGCTGGGGCCCCGGCGCGTGGTGCAGCGGCTTCCCGAGGTGCTGCGCGGCACGGACAACTACACGGAGGCGACGGTCACCGAGCTGGGGCCCGCGCACCACGAGCTGCGCATCAACTCCGTCATTGATGCGCCCGGCTACGTGGAGGCCCTCTTCGAGGCGGTGCTCCAGGTGGGCGGCGCGCACGCGCCCCGCGTGACGAAGCTCCGCGAGGACGCGGACGGCACGGTCTACGTGCTCACCTGGACGGAGCGCTGA
- a CDS encoding alpha/beta hydrolase, whose product MGHVHILRHFSSPQEGFNRTVRIYTPDNYDAWKDHRFPVLYMHDGQNVLAHPESAVFDTWCANRVLEEGVSAGRMEPWLIVAVDSGPGRFQEYSPWDEPRNGVVARGEAYGRFLVEELKPYIDRTYRTRTGGEWTGTMGSSLGGLISLYLGWKFPQVFGRIGALSPTVMWSQSRLFDAWRAHSQRWTRIYLDAGATESIFAGGLPLDYGQRTRDFFHHLKGLGYGDHEVSLVLEPGGEHHEKDWQRRLPGAMQWLLG is encoded by the coding sequence ATGGGCCACGTCCACATCCTTCGCCACTTCTCCTCTCCCCAGGAGGGGTTCAACCGCACCGTCCGCATCTACACGCCGGACAACTACGACGCCTGGAAGGACCACCGCTTCCCGGTGCTCTACATGCACGACGGGCAGAACGTCCTCGCGCATCCGGAGTCCGCCGTCTTCGACACGTGGTGCGCCAACCGCGTCCTCGAAGAGGGCGTGAGCGCGGGCCGGATGGAGCCGTGGCTCATCGTCGCGGTGGACTCCGGGCCGGGCCGCTTCCAGGAGTACTCGCCGTGGGACGAGCCTCGCAACGGCGTCGTCGCGCGCGGCGAGGCCTACGGGCGCTTCCTCGTGGAGGAGCTCAAGCCCTACATCGACCGGACGTACCGCACGCGCACCGGCGGCGAGTGGACGGGCACCATGGGCTCGTCGCTGGGCGGGCTCATCTCGCTGTACCTGGGGTGGAAGTTCCCGCAGGTGTTCGGCCGCATCGGCGCGCTGTCGCCCACGGTGATGTGGAGCCAGAGCCGGTTGTTCGACGCGTGGCGCGCGCACAGCCAGCGGTGGACGCGCATCTACCTGGACGCGGGCGCCACGGAGTCCATCTTCGCGGGCGGCCTGCCGCTGGACTACGGCCAGCGCACGCGCGACTTCTTCCACCACCTCAAGGGCCTGGGCTACGGCGACCACGAGGTGTCCCTGGTGCTGGAGCCCGGCGGCGAGCACCACGAGAAGGACTGGCAGCGCAGGCTGCCCGGCGCCATGCAGTGGCTGCTCGGTTGA
- a CDS encoding PAS domain-containing sensor histidine kinase: MNPFASSASSLADLVQGQREDIVRRWVARMGPSFGSDPSSLQARLQGMLRLVDALVVSLRQDSGTEWAEVATREPAREIGRHRFHSGGGVESLVEEYSLLREAVQEALEGSQRPLLPEELRALWHALDAGLSEAVGHYVHEHEQVLRTREGRLQTILDHAPAAIYAKDALGRYLFINRPFEVISGHSRRTVLGRSDMELFPRETAERFLENDRQVLRARRSLVFDEEVPQADGIHVYHTLKFPLPTVADGEAWAVCGVSTDLTPTRTLRQERDEAREQLQRVLTQIPVVLWAFDAQGTITLVEGEGVPAVAAQSHSMRGRSVFDLLRDRRDVLEVVLRALAGERLSTELYIFDTWFEVRFLPTLGADGRVVNVSGVSLDITERRRAEQELRESETRYRLATLATRDIIWDWDLLTNEIRFSEMAAGILRLDTSREQPVMDMAWWTDSLHPEDRVRVSRSLLDALDSTEGRWAEEYRLRRGDGTWAFVADRGRVVKDLQGRPVRMVGAMQDVSDRYAAEREAKRRAEFEQLLIGIVGHDLRNPISAITMAASVLARREDAEPREQKAVARILSSAERAHRMLRDVLDFTQARLGGGIPMASQAVDLLELVRQVMDEIQQAHPDRRLEVDHRGDAHLSCDPDRLAQVITNLVNNALAYGDAHCPVRVRLRGQTGTVTLAVHNQGRPIPQDLMPHLFEPLKRAEAREGNRAAHGLGLGLFIVKHIVDAHAGRLRVRSNAQDGTTFLVHLPRRPSLAAGP; this comes from the coding sequence ATGAACCCCTTCGCCTCCTCGGCGAGCTCGCTCGCGGACCTCGTGCAGGGGCAGCGCGAGGACATCGTGCGGCGCTGGGTGGCCCGGATGGGCCCCTCTTTCGGCAGCGACCCTTCCTCGCTCCAGGCGCGCCTGCAGGGAATGCTCCGGCTGGTGGACGCGCTGGTCGTCAGCTTGCGCCAGGACTCAGGAACGGAGTGGGCCGAGGTCGCGACCCGGGAGCCGGCCCGCGAAATCGGGCGTCACCGCTTCCACTCGGGGGGCGGGGTGGAGTCCCTGGTGGAGGAGTACAGCCTGCTGCGCGAGGCCGTCCAGGAGGCCCTGGAGGGCTCCCAGCGCCCGTTGCTCCCGGAGGAGTTGCGGGCGCTCTGGCACGCGCTGGACGCGGGCCTGTCGGAGGCGGTGGGGCACTACGTCCACGAGCACGAACAGGTGTTGCGCACGCGCGAGGGACGGCTGCAGACCATCCTCGACCATGCCCCCGCGGCCATCTACGCGAAGGACGCGCTCGGTCGCTACCTCTTCATCAACCGCCCCTTCGAGGTCATCTCCGGACACTCGCGGCGCACGGTGCTGGGCCGCTCCGACATGGAGCTGTTCCCCCGGGAGACGGCGGAGCGCTTCCTGGAGAACGACCGCCAGGTGTTGAGGGCGCGAAGGTCGCTGGTGTTCGACGAGGAGGTGCCCCAGGCCGACGGCATCCACGTCTACCATACGCTGAAGTTCCCCCTGCCCACCGTGGCGGACGGCGAGGCGTGGGCCGTGTGCGGCGTGTCCACGGACCTCACCCCCACGCGCACACTGCGCCAGGAGCGCGACGAGGCGCGCGAGCAGTTGCAGCGCGTGCTCACCCAGATTCCCGTCGTCCTGTGGGCCTTCGACGCGCAGGGCACCATCACCCTGGTGGAGGGGGAGGGCGTGCCGGCGGTGGCCGCGCAATCCCATTCGATGCGTGGGCGCTCCGTGTTCGACCTGCTGCGGGACAGGCGGGACGTGCTGGAGGTCGTCCTGCGCGCGCTGGCCGGCGAGCGCCTGTCCACTGAGTTGTACATCTTCGACACCTGGTTCGAGGTCCGCTTCCTGCCGACCCTGGGCGCGGACGGCCGGGTGGTGAACGTGTCGGGCGTGTCGCTGGACATCACCGAGCGGCGTCGGGCGGAGCAGGAGCTGCGCGAGTCGGAGACGCGCTACCGGCTGGCCACCCTGGCCACCCGCGACATCATCTGGGATTGGGACCTGCTGACGAACGAGATCCGCTTCAGCGAGATGGCGGCGGGCATCCTGCGGCTGGACACGTCCCGGGAGCAGCCCGTCATGGACATGGCGTGGTGGACGGACAGCCTGCACCCCGAGGACCGCGTGCGGGTGAGCCGGAGCCTCCTGGACGCGCTCGACAGCACCGAAGGCCGCTGGGCGGAGGAGTACCGGCTGCGGCGGGGCGACGGCACCTGGGCCTTCGTCGCGGACCGGGGCCGCGTGGTGAAGGACCTCCAGGGCCGCCCGGTGCGCATGGTGGGCGCCATGCAGGACGTCTCCGACCGGTACGCGGCCGAGAGGGAGGCGAAGCGCCGCGCGGAGTTCGAGCAGCTGCTCATCGGCATCGTCGGGCACGACCTGCGCAACCCCATCTCCGCCATCACCATGGCGGCCTCGGTCCTGGCGAGGCGCGAGGACGCGGAGCCCCGCGAGCAGAAGGCTGTCGCCCGCATCCTCTCCAGCGCGGAGCGCGCCCACCGCATGCTGCGCGACGTGCTGGACTTCACCCAGGCCCGGCTGGGCGGCGGCATCCCCATGGCGTCCCAGGCGGTGGACCTGCTGGAGCTGGTGCGCCAGGTGATGGATGAAATCCAGCAGGCCCACCCCGACCGGCGTCTGGAGGTGGACCACCGGGGGGATGCCCACCTGTCGTGTGATCCGGACCGGCTGGCGCAGGTCATCACCAACCTGGTGAACAACGCGCTCGCCTACGGGGACGCGCACTGTCCGGTGCGCGTGCGGCTGCGGGGCCAGACGGGGACGGTGACGCTCGCGGTGCACAACCAGGGCCGCCCGATTCCGCAGGACCTGATGCCCCACCTGTTCGAACCGCTCAAGCGCGCGGAGGCCCGCGAAGGCAACCGCGCGGCCCATGGGCTGGGGCTGGGGCTCTTCATCGTGAAGCACATCGTGGATGCGCACGCAGGGCGCCTGCGCGTGCGCTCCAACGCGCAGGACGGCACCACGTTCCTCGTGCACCTGCCGCGCCGCCCCTCGCTGGCCGCCGGGCCGTGA
- a CDS encoding MFS transporter, producing the protein MSGREESVRGKATVSPEVGPTSSGPEDLPVAPDGVAAADGLSDGAGDVAAAGDVPVGAGGVAAAGDLAVAAGDFAAAGDVPGGAGSVMAADALPFVASGIPKSDGPLVASSAATTAETASAPQGGSWRAQQELWGEPRWRRWVLASSFARLGGTMAPFALLLAGERATGSFAQGAWMASGYAMGMAAAAPFRGRTLDRRRLPGGLRPPLLAQAVVFLALAHACYFKASLWVLLPLSVVGGVVPAGVVAAYRAILPALVPGGRLEAAFAIDAVLMEVQWILGPSMVGMLALAHPTLGVGVIALTGLSALVLNLFLPEREPLPGPRVAATLASLAPFFRGLPRLLYLSSLAVGVSWGVVDAALPPRLVQVGSRPEAWGALTALLSAASAVGGLLYTSTLKGRVTLDGVILRRCMGFLALWGVLLVPLARVTSLWALGAALAAAGLFLAPQAAMQATLLQRQLPDGRQAEGFALSNACFALGLGLGSGVVAVLLETAGPHGALLTAGVLPVLVALGGALAWRSRV; encoded by the coding sequence ATGTCCGGACGGGAGGAGTCGGTGCGCGGCAAGGCGACGGTGAGCCCGGAGGTCGGGCCGACCTCCAGCGGCCCGGAGGACCTTCCAGTCGCGCCGGACGGTGTCGCGGCGGCGGACGGCCTGTCTGATGGAGCGGGCGATGTCGCTGCGGCGGGCGACGTCCCTGTTGGAGCGGGCGGTGTCGCGGCGGCGGGTGACCTCGCGGTCGCGGCAGGCGATTTCGCGGCGGCGGGCGACGTCCCTGGTGGAGCGGGCAGTGTCATGGCGGCGGACGCCCTGCCTTTTGTAGCGAGCGGTATCCCGAAGTCGGACGGCCCCCTTGTCGCATCAAGCGCCGCCACGACAGCGGAGACGGCATCCGCGCCGCAGGGCGGCTCGTGGCGGGCGCAGCAGGAGCTGTGGGGCGAGCCCCGCTGGCGCCGCTGGGTGTTAGCGAGCTCGTTCGCGCGGCTGGGTGGGACCATGGCACCCTTCGCGCTGCTGCTCGCGGGCGAGCGGGCCACGGGCTCGTTCGCGCAGGGGGCGTGGATGGCCAGTGGCTACGCGATGGGCATGGCCGCGGCGGCACCGTTCCGGGGCCGCACCCTGGACCGGCGGCGCCTGCCGGGCGGGTTGCGCCCTCCCCTGCTCGCCCAGGCCGTGGTGTTCCTGGCGCTCGCGCACGCGTGCTACTTCAAGGCCTCGCTGTGGGTGCTGCTGCCGCTGTCCGTGGTGGGCGGCGTGGTGCCCGCCGGGGTCGTCGCGGCCTACCGCGCCATCCTACCCGCGCTGGTGCCCGGAGGGCGGCTGGAAGCGGCGTTCGCCATCGACGCGGTGCTGATGGAGGTGCAGTGGATCCTGGGCCCATCGATGGTGGGCATGCTCGCGCTGGCGCATCCGACGCTGGGCGTGGGCGTCATCGCGCTGACCGGGCTTTCGGCGCTGGTGCTCAACCTCTTCCTGCCGGAGCGTGAACCCCTGCCCGGCCCCCGGGTGGCCGCCACGCTGGCATCGCTCGCGCCCTTCTTCCGGGGGCTGCCGAGGCTCCTGTACCTGTCGTCGCTGGCGGTCGGGGTGAGCTGGGGCGTGGTAGACGCCGCGCTGCCGCCCCGGCTCGTCCAGGTGGGTTCGCGTCCCGAGGCCTGGGGTGCGCTCACCGCGCTCCTGTCCGCCGCGAGCGCAGTGGGAGGGTTGCTCTACACCAGCACGTTGAAGGGGCGCGTCACGCTCGACGGCGTCATCCTGCGCCGCTGCATGGGGTTTCTCGCGCTGTGGGGCGTGCTGCTGGTGCCGCTGGCGCGGGTGACGAGCCTCTGGGCCCTGGGGGCGGCGCTCGCGGCGGCGGGCCTCTTCCTGGCACCGCAGGCCGCGATGCAGGCGACGCTCCTGCAGCGCCAGCTCCCGGACGGCCGTCAGGCGGAGGGCTTCGCGCTCTCCAACGCGTGCTTCGCGCTGGGCCTGGGATTGGGCAGTGGCGTGGTCGCGGTGCTGCTGGAGACGGCGGGACCGCATGGCGCGCTGCTCACCGCCGGGGTGCTGCCCGTGCTGGTGGCGCTGGGGGGCGCGCTCGCGTGGCGCTCTCGCGTCTGA
- a CDS encoding TerC/Alx family metal homeostasis membrane protein, whose amino-acid sequence MQSTPSWAWIVFWALLLALLVVDLLAHRGGRGQSRRAAILWSLTWVGLGLAFCGFVWVTLGSERGHEYLAAWLIEKSLSLDNVFVFLVIFRSLNVPPKYQHEVLFLGIFGALVFRALFIFVGAAALERWGWVSYVFGAILLITAWRVFREDPSRQQDNRVVQWLSRRLPVSDQVEGPHFFVKHQGRRLVTPLLLALIGLEVTDILFAVDSVPAAFSVTTDTFILYSSNAFAILGLRALYLVIAGAVGQLRYLHYGLAGVLAFAGVKMVVEQWVHIPPLLSVAIILVVIGSSVGASLARRSREAEA is encoded by the coding sequence ATGCAAAGCACCCCCTCCTGGGCCTGGATCGTCTTCTGGGCGTTGCTGCTGGCGCTGCTGGTGGTGGATCTGCTGGCCCACCGGGGCGGACGGGGACAGTCGCGCCGCGCGGCCATCCTGTGGAGCCTGACCTGGGTGGGGTTGGGGCTGGCCTTCTGTGGCTTCGTGTGGGTGACGCTGGGCTCCGAGCGCGGACACGAATACCTGGCGGCGTGGCTCATCGAGAAGAGCCTGAGCCTGGACAACGTCTTCGTCTTCCTCGTCATCTTCCGCAGCCTGAACGTGCCGCCGAAGTACCAGCACGAGGTGCTCTTCCTGGGCATCTTCGGCGCGCTGGTGTTCCGGGCGCTGTTCATCTTCGTGGGCGCGGCGGCGCTGGAGCGCTGGGGCTGGGTGTCCTACGTCTTCGGCGCCATCCTGCTCATCACCGCGTGGCGCGTGTTCCGCGAGGATCCGTCCAGGCAGCAGGACAACCGCGTCGTCCAGTGGCTCTCGCGCCGGCTGCCGGTGAGCGACCAGGTGGAGGGGCCGCACTTCTTCGTGAAGCACCAGGGGCGCCGGCTCGTGACGCCGCTGCTGCTGGCGCTCATCGGCCTGGAGGTGACGGACATCCTGTTCGCGGTGGACTCGGTGCCGGCGGCGTTCTCCGTCACCACCGACACGTTCATCCTCTACAGCTCCAACGCCTTCGCCATCCTGGGGCTGCGCGCGCTGTACCTCGTCATCGCCGGGGCGGTGGGGCAGCTGCGCTACCTGCACTATGGCCTGGCGGGGGTGCTGGCGTTCGCGGGCGTGAAGATGGTGGTGGAGCAGTGGGTGCACATCCCGCCGCTCCTGTCGGTGGCCATCATCCTGGTCGTCATCGGCAGCTCGGTGGGCGCAAGCCTCGCGCGCCGCTCGCGCGAAGCGGAGGCCTGA
- a CDS encoding arsenate reductase/protein-tyrosine-phosphatase family protein, with protein MNTVIFACKQSAGSSQIAAAFFNVMADPSKARAIAAGMQPAEGVQPEVLATMKDITVDMTGAKPTQLTAELAKSAKVLVTLGSMAGAPAVPDQERVEWAMVDDTAGKSAADVEKIRDTLAALVSGLVESHGWERPPA; from the coding sequence ATGAACACGGTCATCTTCGCTTGTAAGCAGAGTGCGGGCAGCTCGCAGATCGCGGCGGCCTTCTTCAATGTGATGGCGGACCCTTCGAAGGCCCGGGCCATTGCGGCGGGGATGCAGCCGGCCGAAGGCGTGCAGCCTGAAGTGCTGGCCACGATGAAGGACATCACCGTCGACATGACGGGCGCGAAGCCGACGCAGCTGACGGCGGAGCTGGCCAAGAGCGCGAAGGTGCTGGTGACGCTGGGCAGCATGGCGGGTGCGCCCGCGGTCCCGGACCAGGAGCGCGTGGAATGGGCGATGGTCGATGACACGGCGGGCAAGTCCGCGGCGGACGTGGAGAAGATCCGCGACACGCTGGCGGCGCTGGTGTCGGGCCTCGTGGAGAGCCACGGCTGGGAACGTCCTCCGGCGTAG
- a CDS encoding DUF2135 domain-containing protein: MLNLLLAALLSQTAPSAPARQQGVPIGKGDKPPTVRLSAPSGGWTVDRMLLIEGTVSDPTVDPVVVSINGDRYLMRTQGGRFSRKFPAASGKNIVTVMATNKGGTARTQATSYAQVPPVPLKAILTSDTDGVYTDLHIYEPTDASSAGDTLDVKAMAHVYWADTDSPSGGTFFLNSQGGDFDQPAYGPYLYIHRSPPKGVYLVATNYWPSGDKAHTVATLNLALFEGTPGEVRRRVRIPLATPGTTRVLAWVNVLGDGQAEVYVPSADPKPKGDRWPTNLDEALKELQKSDASGSDSGDGEDGY; encoded by the coding sequence ATGCTCAACCTCCTCCTCGCCGCGCTGCTGTCGCAGACAGCGCCGTCGGCTCCGGCCCGTCAGCAGGGCGTGCCCATTGGCAAGGGTGACAAACCGCCCACTGTCAGGCTGAGCGCGCCGTCCGGCGGGTGGACCGTGGACCGGATGCTGCTCATCGAGGGCACGGTGAGCGACCCCACGGTGGATCCGGTGGTCGTCTCCATCAACGGCGACCGCTACCTGATGCGCACGCAGGGCGGGCGGTTCAGCCGGAAGTTCCCGGCGGCCAGCGGCAAGAACATCGTCACCGTGATGGCCACCAACAAGGGCGGCACGGCGCGCACGCAGGCGACCAGCTACGCCCAGGTGCCTCCGGTGCCGCTCAAGGCCATCCTCACGAGCGACACGGACGGCGTCTACACGGACCTGCACATCTACGAGCCCACCGACGCGAGCAGCGCGGGGGACACGCTGGACGTGAAGGCGATGGCGCACGTGTACTGGGCGGACACGGACAGCCCGTCCGGCGGCACGTTCTTCCTCAACTCGCAGGGGGGAGACTTCGACCAGCCGGCGTACGGCCCCTACCTCTACATCCACCGCTCGCCGCCCAAGGGCGTGTACCTGGTGGCCACCAACTACTGGCCCAGCGGCGACAAGGCGCACACGGTGGCGACGCTCAACCTGGCGCTCTTCGAGGGCACGCCGGGCGAGGTCCGCCGCCGCGTGCGCATCCCGCTGGCGACGCCGGGCACCACGCGCGTGCTCGCGTGGGTGAACGTCCTGGGGGACGGACAGGCGGAGGTCTACGTGCCGTCCGCCGACCCGAAGCCGAAGGGCGACCGCTGGCCCACGAACCTGGATGAGGCGCTCAAGGAGCTCCAGAAGAGCGACGCGTCCGGGTCCGACTCGGGCGACGGCGAAGACGGGTACTGA
- a CDS encoding DUF1175 family protein: MHVLLLSLLLHAAPATPVGPGARGDLPRGAAPSKAGGPAAGAVSPETRARLLRREVAQVALAQVRAPDAAWQPAQRDCAGLIRYAYRTAYRRVASERLATPLWTDTRGAPTDFADAETLLARNFTALGRDASTRDALRTGDVVAFRQEHDAGPVFHLMLVVRPEDRAHAPARVVYHPGERGAAVRTGVLASLATEAPLEWRPVPANAAFLGFFRFKEWMS, encoded by the coding sequence ATGCACGTCCTGCTGCTCTCCCTGCTGTTGCACGCCGCCCCGGCGACCCCGGTGGGCCCGGGCGCGCGTGGGGACCTCCCGCGAGGCGCCGCGCCGTCGAAGGCGGGAGGGCCGGCCGCCGGAGCCGTCTCGCCGGAGACCCGCGCCCGGCTGCTGCGACGCGAGGTGGCGCAGGTGGCGCTCGCGCAGGTGCGGGCCCCGGATGCCGCGTGGCAGCCCGCGCAGCGCGACTGCGCGGGCCTCATCCGCTACGCCTACCGCACGGCCTACCGGCGCGTGGCCTCCGAGCGGCTCGCCACGCCCCTGTGGACGGACACGCGCGGCGCCCCCACCGACTTCGCGGACGCGGAGACGCTCCTCGCTCGCAACTTCACCGCGCTGGGGCGCGACGCGTCCACGCGGGACGCGCTGCGCACCGGGGACGTGGTGGCCTTCCGCCAGGAGCACGACGCGGGGCCCGTCTTCCACCTGATGCTCGTGGTGCGCCCGGAGGACCGGGCCCATGCCCCCGCGCGCGTCGTCTACCACCCCGGTGAGCGGGGCGCCGCCGTGCGCACCGGGGTCCTCGCTTCGCTCGCCACCGAGGCGCCGCTGGAGTGGCGCCCCGTGCCGGCCAACGCCGCCTTCCTCGGCTTCTTCCGCTTCAAGGAGTGGATGTCATGA